In Chitinivorax sp. PXF-14, the following are encoded in one genomic region:
- a CDS encoding ExbD/TolR family protein, protein MMAFGTLNSGAGGGRPVAEINLIPLVDVMLVLLVVFIVTAPLLTHAVKLELPRASSRPNTSSAKHIEIALQANGTLYWNGTAITRAELEQRAAQLALQAPDTDIHLQGDASVPYGDMAKTLSALARHGLSRVGFVTDPSN, encoded by the coding sequence ATGATGGCATTCGGGACACTCAATTCCGGCGCGGGCGGCGGGCGCCCCGTCGCCGAGATCAACCTGATCCCCCTGGTTGACGTCATGCTGGTTCTACTTGTGGTGTTCATCGTCACCGCGCCATTGCTGACTCACGCCGTCAAGCTGGAATTGCCGCGCGCCAGCAGCCGGCCCAACACCTCGTCGGCCAAGCACATCGAGATCGCCTTGCAGGCGAACGGCACCCTGTACTGGAACGGCACCGCGATCACGCGCGCGGAGCTGGAGCAGCGTGCCGCACAGCTCGCCCTACAGGCGCCGGATACCGACATCCACCTGCAAGGCGATGCCAGCGTGCCCTACGGCGATATGGCAAAGACCCTCTCCGCTCTTGCGCGACATGGCTTGTCGCGGGTCGGCTTTGTCACCGATCCGTCCAACTGA
- a CDS encoding MotA/TolQ/ExbB proton channel family protein: MDDSALGFAHFLAQSDNVARFILLTMLLASVATWGILIDSLVGHWLQRRRGTLFLARFRNARNLLEVADGLSTAAGSPYARLTRIALDSASHYGVHDASHLDAAGGLTEFLTRTLRQGIEDENMRFERGLTLLASIGSTAPFVGLFGTVWGIYHALLAIGQSGQGTLDKVAGPVGEALIMTAIGLAVAIPSVLGYNALTRKNRLALSRLDAFGHDLLTMVVTGAPLLRSKHMNARNDTGAA; the protein is encoded by the coding sequence ATGGATGATTCTGCTCTCGGCTTTGCCCACTTTCTTGCCCAATCGGACAATGTGGCACGCTTCATTTTGCTCACGATGCTGCTGGCCTCGGTGGCCACCTGGGGCATCCTCATCGATAGCCTGGTCGGCCATTGGCTGCAGCGCCGGCGCGGCACGCTCTTTCTGGCGCGATTCCGCAACGCGCGCAACCTGCTGGAAGTGGCCGATGGATTGAGCACGGCTGCCGGTAGCCCCTACGCTAGGCTCACCCGCATCGCGCTCGATTCGGCCAGCCATTACGGCGTGCACGATGCCAGCCACCTCGATGCCGCCGGCGGCCTGACGGAATTCCTCACGCGCACCTTGCGGCAGGGAATCGAGGACGAAAACATGCGCTTCGAACGTGGCCTCACCCTGCTCGCCTCGATCGGCTCGACCGCACCGTTCGTCGGCCTGTTCGGTACGGTATGGGGCATCTACCACGCCTTGCTGGCGATCGGCCAATCCGGGCAGGGTACGCTGGACAAGGTGGCCGGCCCGGTCGGCGAAGCGCTGATCATGACCGCGATCGGCCTGGCCGTCGCCATCCCCTCGGTGCTCGGATACAACGCGCTGACCCGCAAGAACCGCCTGGCGCTCAGCCGCCTCGACGCCTTCGGGCACGATCTGCTGACCATGGTGGTGACCGGCGCGCCACTGTTGCGGAGCAAGCACATGAATGCACGCAACGATACGGGAGCGGCATGA